In the genome of Mycoplasmopsis pulmonis, one region contains:
- a CDS encoding lipoprotein 17-related variable surface protein, which yields MKKKESLGLASELSSVDYANLKLLDVNQQEISLPEGTSASIELLQDKAQANDGLGSLRVKVKLTKANESQEKEITLWNLKTNGNEIAELVSKIAFAQVLNAKKDSLDFPLSLKTLSASDLRFKTIDSNDVFLPTLTGLSIEVVKKENELNFDETKLEKHVITKVGRTRGAGVRFHRNRENPKTKQRQTLVELDGIDKPTNTLTLVKESEFLLAKDKQNSRIFNIQNVNFEPNNLVNSLQSMELATFLNPLLNEKIKKNSFMDFYDLTKVKNHSIFLYEDEEKQKSDFIRSEHEYIGWIYDQEIESEKFFYRDKRWVTKERDFFVEDHFDGKPDWSLVNKYRIRDYKIDPENKQKLTLILEQLPSKGKELTKESFRTFVFDFSQKDQEKLAKTKKLWETFKKALNWHDGLSPRVIAEEQTINEKNEIISVFDIYSDIFGGLIDEIISNNKYLANEIDGFYVKKEIDPTTGLLKSVLKKGVYRGFYPTDRIGIIPLLKASAKEFKTTGINYLKYVGTHEYGHHQTLQYAQDVSDPSSVIIPTAIGRNGISSSHLHNKDVLQLYLDARSSGLKVRKINPDYKPNERGVLPNYTKKLLDSLKKSQSGKNDHGHSHSNEDIWEKIKDIFGSENNKTLDSNDKVLSNEERRFLQTVVGIEKAAKARNLQKYDLFILNSFDHESATINPGISGKSEYFKLKDKVEFFPAEDENSTDIKSFFEKTDVLSDNLGNLVKFDKDRKIIIATYKEDLANDTFSDLKPTFFIAKDKPLIDLSIFEKTKSLKALKKEIEEKQRLLENEFENLDFQTTFSVNGWNGSLDKKDLTKIEVIHEENNELNEDHLQDFKEFVEETGFIKKEYVDFTKLENFYQEYLKRHNGKANFTFYQLLLSTLITGQKVTLEGKEYKLTQNDQDELWLRAKILHDDPSRFNGIDELIKQRTSYYPNYSIFHFENADYFVNPRKENKRLKEQLIREGKKNYDSLDIALSNYKKDNSHENENKKATHYYWGEFNEFKVKIDGKEPIILDAWDYEHFNFGDNHFKENFFRTKENESITSFDSFESFFEFSSIDPLKFTLTGQGENAQRIWDIDYALTKFNLFDYAKKLDSDLFKTITLDQSKKYDKAALIQAFEKAYGQEKAKEKLQDIANDLMDKFESSSLAFFMKNHNIKDLSVDHLFVSQVGILGFNNITKSLRPNPNDNNMVIERWKTSPIDSSDVILRWKTDNPSNDSRIVMDAIRKFLKDNNIDDSKLDLFKLKYILGTQILNGKNDEQIFIPNNFQINELNNKNISRFENDFGQYFSDYVFNFAESLTRDYVQTSYVPSQKQLKNMNGYLKGFSEWNTGNEYYVSGSLTKKWLNQINVLSDDLLRRRSIYSRWSYVEQASQFLHFGNAQVFENYSKKLDEVLSTLTKKEFKFDQQSPLVNYFELLDSYQEKRQKLNEESTKKTEELRDRSDLKYIEKFIIASKEEKKYQSKFSELEKQLEKATGNLVLKLDELTKSFYLEAGSLFDKESYNLITKVIFDNLLDNTRAYLGNFLGQNNTTNNGFFKDRWEKKELGWELYDDKGVATKDDKLNITEFDGKTKITNRARAFWIYSLKAQGIGDKTVSGIWRDEKRDAVTFWGFVDKATHEKIDYISLKRVDDPSEKIDIPLNKQNTNNLFYFKKQASPDSKTTLKDEGFDSWITNFNILSTFSNSVLTALKNRKIKYEIYFSDKDKNEIEGALNLGKTKYLAENGKAYNQAPIYIEKGEDGKTYLVLQEQFK from the coding sequence ATGAAAAAAAAAGAAAGCCTAGGCCTAGCTTCTGAGCTAAGTTCTGTTGATTATGCTAATTTAAAGCTCTTAGATGTAAATCAACAAGAAATTAGCCTTCCTGAAGGAACAAGTGCTTCAATTGAGCTTCTACAAGACAAAGCTCAAGCAAATGATGGACTAGGAAGTCTAAGAGTTAAAGTAAAATTAACAAAAGCAAATGAAAGCCAAGAAAAAGAAATAACTCTTTGAAATTTAAAAACAAATGGAAATGAAATTGCTGAGCTTGTTTCTAAGATTGCTTTTGCTCAAGTTTTAAATGCTAAAAAAGATAGCCTTGATTTTCCTTTATCTTTAAAAACTCTTAGCGCTAGTGATCTAAGATTTAAAACAATTGATTCAAATGATGTTTTTTTACCTACTCTAACAGGGCTTTCAATTGAAGTTGTTAAAAAAGAAAATGAACTTAACTTTGATGAGACAAAACTAGAAAAGCACGTAATTACTAAAGTAGGTAGAACTCGAGGAGCTGGTGTAAGATTTCATAGAAATCGAGAAAACCCAAAAACCAAGCAAAGACAAACCCTTGTAGAATTAGATGGAATAGACAAACCTACCAATACATTAACTTTGGTAAAAGAATCAGAATTTCTTTTAGCCAAAGACAAACAAAATTCAAGAATTTTTAACATTCAAAATGTTAATTTTGAACCAAATAACTTAGTTAATTCACTTCAAAGTATGGAATTGGCCACTTTTTTAAATCCTTTACTTAATGAAAAAATTAAGAAAAATAGCTTCATGGACTTTTATGATTTAACAAAAGTAAAAAATCATAGTATTTTTCTTTATGAAGATGAAGAAAAACAAAAAAGTGACTTCATTAGATCAGAGCATGAATATATAGGATGAATTTATGATCAAGAAATTGAAAGTGAAAAATTTTTTTATCGTGATAAAAGATGAGTTACAAAAGAAAGAGACTTTTTTGTAGAAGATCACTTTGATGGAAAGCCTGATTGATCTCTTGTTAATAAATATCGAATAAGAGATTATAAAATTGATCCAGAAAATAAACAAAAATTAACTCTTATTTTAGAACAACTTCCAAGCAAAGGAAAAGAACTAACAAAAGAGAGCTTTAGAACTTTTGTTTTTGATTTTAGTCAAAAAGATCAAGAAAAATTAGCAAAAACTAAAAAACTTTGAGAGACTTTCAAAAAAGCTCTTAATTGACATGATGGACTTAGCCCAAGGGTAATAGCTGAAGAGCAAACTATTAATGAAAAAAATGAAATCATTTCAGTTTTTGACATTTACAGTGACATTTTTGGTGGATTAATTGATGAAATTATTTCAAATAATAAATACTTAGCCAATGAAATTGATGGCTTTTATGTTAAAAAAGAAATTGATCCAACAACTGGCTTATTAAAGAGTGTTCTTAAAAAAGGGGTTTATAGAGGATTTTATCCAACTGATAGAATCGGTATTATTCCACTTTTAAAAGCTAGTGCAAAAGAATTTAAAACAACTGGAATAAACTACTTAAAATATGTTGGAACTCATGAATACGGACATCACCAAACACTTCAATATGCCCAAGATGTAAGTGATCCTTCTTCTGTTATTATTCCAACTGCTATAGGTAGAAATGGAATAAGCTCTTCTCATTTACATAACAAAGATGTTCTTCAACTTTATTTAGATGCTCGTTCAAGCGGTCTAAAAGTTAGAAAAATAAACCCTGACTATAAACCAAATGAAAGAGGGGTTTTACCTAACTATACTAAAAAGCTTCTTGATTCTCTAAAGAAAAGCCAATCAGGAAAAAATGATCATGGACACTCTCATTCAAATGAGGATATTTGAGAAAAAATCAAAGATATTTTTGGAAGTGAAAACAATAAAACACTTGATTCAAATGATAAAGTTCTTTCAAATGAAGAAAGACGTTTTTTACAAACTGTTGTTGGAATTGAAAAAGCTGCCAAAGCTAGAAATCTACAAAAATATGATCTTTTTATTCTAAACTCTTTTGACCATGAATCAGCTACTATAAATCCTGGAATAAGTGGAAAAAGTGAATACTTTAAATTAAAAGATAAAGTTGAATTTTTCCCAGCCGAAGATGAAAATTCTACAGATATCAAAAGTTTTTTTGAAAAAACTGATGTTTTAAGTGATAATTTAGGAAATTTAGTCAAATTTGACAAAGACAGAAAAATTATTATAGCAACATATAAAGAAGATCTAGCAAATGATACTTTTAGTGATTTAAAACCAACATTTTTTATAGCAAAAGACAAGCCATTAATTGATCTTTCTATCTTTGAAAAAACTAAATCACTTAAAGCACTAAAAAAAGAAATTGAAGAAAAACAAAGACTTTTAGAAAATGAATTTGAAAACTTAGACTTTCAAACTACATTTTCAGTTAATGGATGAAATGGATCTCTTGATAAAAAAGATTTAACTAAAATCGAAGTTATCCATGAAGAAAATAATGAATTAAACGAAGATCATTTACAAGATTTTAAAGAATTTGTTGAAGAAACAGGCTTTATAAAAAAAGAATATGTTGATTTTACTAAACTAGAAAATTTCTATCAAGAATATCTTAAAAGGCACAATGGAAAAGCAAACTTCACTTTTTATCAATTATTGCTTTCAACACTAATTACAGGACAAAAAGTTACACTTGAGGGAAAAGAATATAAATTAACTCAAAATGATCAAGATGAACTTTGATTGCGTGCAAAAATTTTACATGATGATCCTTCAAGATTTAATGGAATTGATGAGTTAATAAAGCAAAGAACTTCTTACTATCCTAACTATAGTATTTTCCATTTTGAAAATGCTGATTATTTTGTTAATCCAAGAAAAGAAAACAAAAGACTTAAAGAACAATTAATAAGAGAAGGTAAAAAAAATTATGATTCCCTTGATATTGCTCTTTCAAATTACAAAAAAGATAATTCACATGAAAATGAAAATAAAAAAGCAACTCACTATTATTGAGGAGAATTCAATGAATTTAAAGTCAAAATAGATGGAAAAGAACCTATTATCTTAGATGCTTGAGATTATGAACATTTTAACTTTGGAGATAATCACTTTAAAGAAAATTTCTTTAGAACAAAAGAAAATGAAAGTATAACTTCTTTTGATAGCTTTGAGAGCTTTTTTGAATTTAGCTCAATTGATCCACTTAAATTCACTCTTACTGGCCAAGGAGAAAATGCTCAAAGAATTTGAGACATTGACTATGCACTAACTAAGTTTAATCTTTTTGACTATGCTAAAAAATTAGATTCAGATCTTTTTAAAACAATAACTTTAGATCAAAGCAAAAAATATGATAAAGCAGCTTTAATTCAAGCCTTTGAAAAAGCTTATGGTCAAGAAAAAGCAAAAGAAAAACTTCAAGATATAGCCAATGATTTAATGGATAAATTTGAAAGCTCATCTTTGGCATTTTTTATGAAAAACCACAATATAAAAGATCTTAGTGTTGATCATCTTTTTGTTAGTCAAGTAGGTATTTTAGGTTTTAATAACATTACAAAATCACTTAGACCAAATCCAAATGATAATAATATGGTTATTGAAAGATGAAAAACAAGTCCAATTGATTCTAGCGATGTAATTCTAAGATGAAAAACAGACAATCCATCAAATGACTCAAGAATTGTTATGGATGCTATAAGAAAATTTTTAAAAGACAACAACATTGATGATTCAAAACTTGATCTTTTTAAACTTAAATATATTTTAGGAACTCAAATTTTAAATGGTAAAAATGATGAACAAATTTTTATACCAAATAATTTCCAAATAAATGAGTTAAATAATAAAAATATCTCTCGTTTTGAAAATGACTTTGGTCAATACTTTAGTGATTATGTTTTTAACTTTGCAGAGTCTTTAACTAGAGATTATGTTCAAACTAGTTATGTTCCTTCACAAAAACAACTTAAAAACATGAATGGTTATTTAAAAGGCTTTAGTGAATGAAATACTGGAAATGAATATTATGTTAGTGGATCTTTGACTAAAAAATGATTAAATCAAATTAATGTCTTAAGTGATGATTTATTGCGAAGAAGAAGCATTTACAGTAGATGATCTTATGTTGAACAAGCTAGCCAATTTTTACACTTTGGCAATGCTCAAGTTTTTGAAAACTACTCTAAAAAATTAGATGAAGTTCTAAGTACATTAACTAAAAAAGAATTCAAATTTGATCAGCAAAGTCCATTAGTAAATTATTTTGAACTTTTAGATTCATATCAAGAAAAAAGACAAAAACTAAATGAAGAATCAACAAAAAAAACCGAAGAGCTTAGAGATAGAAGTGATTTAAAATACATCGAAAAATTTATTATAGCTTCTAAAGAAGAGAAAAAATATCAAAGCAAATTTAGCGAACTTGAAAAACAACTTGAAAAAGCTACTGGAAATCTAGTTTTAAAATTGGATGAATTAACAAAATCTTTCTACTTAGAAGCTGGTAGTTTATTTGATAAAGAATCTTACAATTTAATTACCAAGGTTATCTTTGATAATTTATTAGATAACACTAGAGCATATTTAGGTAATTTCTTAGGTCAAAACAACACAACAAACAATGGATTTTTCAAAGACCGTTGAGAGAAAAAAGAACTTGGTTGAGAGCTCTATGATGATAAAGGAGTTGCCACAAAAGATGATAAACTTAACATAACAGAATTTGATGGAAAAACCAAAATTACCAATAGAGCTAGAGCTTTTTGAATTTACTCATTAAAAGCTCAAGGAATTGGTGATAAAACAGTTAGTGGTATTTGAAGAGATGAAAAAAGAGATGCCGTTACATTTTGAGGTTTTGTTGACAAAGCCACTCATGAAAAAATTGACTATATTAGTTTAAAAAGAGTTGATGATCCTTCTGAAAAAATTGATATTCCACTAAATAAACAAAACACAAATAATTTATTCTACTTTAAAAAACAAGCAAGTCCAGATTCAAAAACAACTCTTAAAGATGAAGGTTTTGACTCATGAATTACAAACTTTAACATTTTATCTACTTTTAGTAACTCAGTTCTTACAGCTCTAAAAAATAGAAAAATAAAATATGAAATTTACTTTAGTGATAAAGATAAAAATGAAATTGAAGGAGCTTTAAACTTAGGTAAAACAAAATATCTAGCTGAAAATGGTAAGGCATATAACCAAGCACCAATATATATAGAAAAGGGAGAGGATGGAAAAACTTATCTTGTTTTACAAGAACAATTTAAGTAA
- a CDS encoding ABC transporter substrate-binding protein: MNKKNIALSIFALSSSALMLVACSTQESIATKNLNLDNSTKVDFGVASNPINSLNYIKNSSMDKIRPSLIEGMYKSSISANTAFGNVLKLPSLAFTSWNNQNATSSSTGSELLENPENIFRSNNFYQISNFSLTTGVAAYNSPNYSSVRGLINNNNNYVSVVFRVNNGLSKWSNGKEVTPQDFIDAAHYILDNNTASQKIVNYLNLNIKNSQAIVDAQNDYVKKFGTNYKNPFGRKEYKFDENRKIFVEDYSKPSWESQNEADQEYVEKIKKAASSLGLYTGRVFVEYSNDQIRSFVNALPEENKNFNSKSTFIYIKEGDEIKKVNLNPNPYLDPKQVFEGAQLKAKYSFFAQDDFELRVDLEDSNPKNINAIYNDLLVSNVFLPVNREFVETKAGGIDNFGSTLDKFLWNGPFDIESIEFGPQGNMILTKRDQYYSSDITLSKKIKVFFADELEVLSLLFHEGYIANTKISNTYLPKFWAKEETRKFLTKTSGYGTIALQMNLDKVTNSQSYLQDEDLRKAIYYAINREDILSLTNWDSSFPVYNWTAFGQATTNRGINLELFFDGIKYKSEYIKDDGENLEMPLQIADYVVHNAKRFKFENVERTDKAFEPRVSNFFLERFKARYPDLKDVTLRFVYTGNEALKAALGIQDSLRKITNDFIKIDIQGYASGVYQSKISSGEFDLSYQNFDKYGTSAHSYIATFFSSDGISFEDNKTNGYIKNPAGSWTYYDWFISKTKEQMQEIYKRLEIDELNQKKFEDLITRKIKKDQDNNPIKKPLRLGFGQDTPFVKDVNGNVISVFDYEESETEYSQRISAFFNGAFSQEEIQEGWNDHKVFALVAIFEKIIREAAPIIPLIEVDTNWSVNRLAGVGSTYTYTLQTAYDVNKPPSVNFPLPSNPNSE; the protein is encoded by the coding sequence ATGAACAAAAAAAATATAGCTTTATCGATTTTTGCTCTTAGCTCTAGTGCTTTAATGCTAGTGGCTTGTTCAACTCAAGAGAGCATTGCAACTAAAAATTTAAATTTAGACAATAGCACAAAAGTTGACTTTGGAGTAGCGAGCAATCCTATTAACTCATTAAATTACATCAAAAACTCTTCAATGGACAAAATTAGACCTAGTTTAATTGAAGGGATGTATAAATCTTCAATAAGTGCCAATACAGCTTTTGGTAATGTTTTAAAACTTCCTTCATTAGCTTTTACTTCTTGAAATAATCAAAATGCCACTAGCTCTTCAACAGGTAGTGAGCTTTTAGAAAATCCTGAAAATATTTTTAGAAGCAATAATTTCTATCAAATAAGTAACTTTTCCCTTACAACAGGAGTAGCCGCTTACAACTCACCTAATTATAGTTCTGTAAGAGGGCTAATAAACAACAACAACAACTATGTCTCAGTTGTTTTTAGAGTCAATAATGGACTAAGCAAATGATCAAATGGTAAGGAAGTGACTCCTCAAGATTTTATAGATGCAGCTCACTATATTTTAGACAACAACACAGCTAGTCAAAAAATTGTTAATTATTTAAATTTAAATATTAAAAATTCACAAGCCATTGTTGATGCACAAAATGATTATGTTAAAAAATTTGGAACCAACTATAAAAACCCTTTTGGTAGAAAAGAATATAAATTCGATGAAAATAGAAAAATCTTTGTCGAAGACTATAGCAAGCCAAGCTGAGAAAGTCAAAATGAAGCTGATCAAGAATATGTTGAAAAAATCAAAAAAGCAGCTTCTTCACTAGGACTTTACACTGGAAGAGTCTTTGTTGAGTACTCAAATGATCAAATTAGATCATTTGTAAATGCCCTTCCTGAAGAAAACAAAAACTTTAATAGCAAAAGTACTTTTATTTACATAAAAGAGGGCGACGAAATTAAAAAAGTTAATCTAAATCCAAATCCTTATTTAGATCCAAAACAAGTTTTTGAAGGAGCGCAACTAAAAGCTAAATATAGTTTTTTTGCCCAAGATGACTTTGAATTAAGAGTTGATTTGGAAGATAGTAATCCTAAGAACATAAATGCTATTTATAATGATCTTCTTGTATCAAATGTGTTTTTACCAGTTAATCGTGAATTTGTAGAGACAAAAGCTGGTGGAATTGACAATTTTGGTAGTACTTTAGATAAATTCTTGTGAAATGGTCCTTTTGACATTGAAAGTATTGAATTTGGCCCTCAAGGTAATATGATTTTAACCAAAAGAGATCAATACTACTCTTCAGATATAACTCTTTCAAAGAAAATTAAAGTTTTCTTTGCTGATGAACTTGAGGTTCTTTCACTTCTTTTCCATGAAGGCTACATTGCCAACACCAAAATTAGTAATACTTACTTACCTAAATTTTGAGCAAAAGAAGAGACTAGAAAGTTTTTAACAAAAACTAGTGGATATGGAACCATTGCCCTTCAAATGAATCTAGACAAAGTTACAAATTCTCAAAGCTACTTGCAAGATGAAGATCTAAGAAAAGCTATTTATTATGCAATTAATCGTGAGGATATTTTAAGTCTTACAAACTGGGATTCATCTTTTCCTGTATATAACTGAACAGCCTTTGGTCAAGCTACAACTAATAGAGGTATTAACCTAGAGCTATTTTTTGATGGAATTAAATATAAAAGTGAATACATTAAAGATGATGGAGAAAATCTTGAAATGCCACTACAAATAGCTGATTATGTTGTCCATAATGCCAAAAGATTTAAATTTGAAAATGTTGAACGAACAGATAAAGCTTTTGAGCCAAGAGTTTCTAATTTCTTTTTAGAGCGCTTTAAAGCTCGCTATCCAGATTTAAAAGATGTAACTCTAAGATTTGTCTATACAGGTAATGAAGCTTTAAAAGCAGCTTTAGGTATTCAAGATAGCCTTAGAAAAATAACCAATGACTTTATTAAAATTGACATTCAGGGTTATGCCTCAGGAGTTTATCAATCTAAAATTTCAAGTGGTGAATTTGACCTAAGTTATCAAAACTTTGATAAATATGGAACAAGTGCTCACTCATATATAGCTACTTTTTTTAGTAGTGATGGAATTAGCTTCGAAGATAATAAAACCAATGGTTATATTAAAAATCCAGCTGGCTCATGAACTTATTATGATTGATTTATTTCAAAGACTAAAGAACAAATGCAAGAAATTTACAAACGCCTTGAAATTGATGAGTTAAATCAGAAAAAATTTGAAGATTTAATTACAAGAAAAATCAAAAAAGACCAAGATAATAACCCTATTAAAAAACCACTTCGTTTAGGTTTTGGCCAAGATACCCCATTTGTTAAAGATGTAAATGGCAATGTTATAAGTGTTTTTGACTATGAAGAAAGTGAAACTGAGTATTCTCAAAGAATTAGTGCTTTTTTCAATGGTGCTTTTAGTCAAGAAGAAATACAAGAGGGCTGAAATGATCATAAAGTTTTTGCACTTGTAGCTATTTTTGAAAAAATCATTAGAGAAGCAGCTCCAATTATTCCACTAATTGAAGTTGATACTAACTGAAGTGTTAATCGTCTAGCTGGAGTTGGAAGTACTTATACTTATACCCTTCAAACAGCCTATGATGTCAACAAGCCTCCTAGTGTTAATTTCCCTCTTCCAAGCAATCCCAACAGCGAATAG